The Deltaproteobacteria bacterium genome window below encodes:
- a CDS encoding error-prone DNA polymerase, whose translation MAAGKKRPHGRPSPLPSSGARSRVPVALAPQPYAPLYCKSHYSFLEGASHPEELLEQAAELGIHSLCLTDRDGVYGAVRAHVKARELGLHLVIGARMSVADGSSILLLAADGTGYAHLCRLISTGRLRSPKGQSVVQWREVCEHAGGLVALWGGEESLLVREPDPAFVARDLRDAFGERLYALVTRHRRAEEARQERRLRERARRYGIPTVAATEVLYHHPSRRRLQDVLTCIRHGVRLAGAGRVIKPNAEHDLKSRGAFTALFGDDPESVARTLEVAGRCSFSLDEISYRYPSEELPDGRTSADWLRELTFRGAGGRYGGTVPEDIRAQIERELEVIGELAYEGYFLTMWDLVRFCRKNGILCQGRGSAANSAVCYCLGITAVDPVRMDLLFERFISRERAEPPDIDLDIEHNRREEVIQYLYRKHGRTHAAMVANFIRYRGRSAVRDVGKVLGLAETAVHRVTRLLGHYERMDPQVLESAGLDPGAPVQRDLLQVVEEIQDFPRHLSIHPGGFLLGHKPVRDLVPIENGAMRDRTVIQWDKEDLESLKLFKVDLLGLGMLTVVDRSFRLIREHWDRSFSLATLPKDDPETYAMIRKADTVGVFQIESRAQMSMLPRLKPREYYDLVIEVSIVRPGPIVGGMVHPYLRRRNGEETVTYPHPSLEPILKKTLGVPLFQEQVMRLAVVAADYTPGEADQLRRDMAAWRRSGRIERHRDRFISRMQAKGIDKEFATQVFEQIRGFGDYGFPESHAASFAHIAYASAW comes from the coding sequence GTGGCCGCCGGCAAGAAGCGTCCCCACGGGCGCCCGTCCCCCCTTCCCTCGTCCGGCGCACGCTCCCGCGTGCCCGTGGCTCTGGCGCCCCAGCCCTACGCCCCCCTCTACTGCAAGAGCCACTACTCGTTCCTGGAGGGGGCGAGCCATCCGGAGGAATTGCTGGAGCAGGCCGCGGAGCTCGGAATCCACTCGCTCTGCCTGACCGACCGGGACGGCGTCTACGGCGCCGTGCGCGCCCACGTGAAGGCGCGGGAGCTGGGCCTGCATCTCGTCATCGGCGCGCGCATGAGCGTCGCCGACGGCTCCTCCATCCTGCTGCTGGCCGCCGACGGCACCGGCTACGCCCACCTCTGCCGGCTGATCTCCACCGGGCGTCTGCGCTCGCCCAAGGGACAGAGCGTGGTGCAATGGCGCGAGGTCTGCGAGCACGCCGGCGGGCTCGTGGCCTTGTGGGGCGGCGAGGAAAGCCTGCTGGTGCGGGAGCCGGACCCGGCATTCGTCGCCCGCGACCTGCGGGACGCCTTCGGCGAACGGCTCTACGCGCTGGTGACGCGCCACCGCCGCGCGGAAGAGGCGCGGCAGGAACGGCGCCTGCGCGAGCGGGCGCGGCGCTACGGCATCCCCACCGTGGCCGCCACCGAGGTGCTCTACCACCACCCCTCGCGGCGCCGGCTCCAGGACGTCCTCACCTGCATCCGCCACGGCGTCCGGCTGGCCGGCGCGGGGCGCGTGATCAAGCCCAACGCCGAGCACGACCTGAAGTCTCGGGGCGCGTTCACCGCTCTCTTCGGGGACGATCCCGAGTCGGTCGCCCGCACTCTGGAAGTCGCCGGCCGCTGCAGCTTTTCCCTGGACGAGATCTCCTACCGCTACCCGTCCGAGGAACTGCCGGACGGCAGGACCTCCGCGGACTGGCTCCGGGAGCTCACCTTCCGGGGCGCCGGGGGGCGCTACGGCGGCACCGTCCCGGAGGACATCCGGGCACAGATCGAGCGCGAGCTCGAGGTCATCGGCGAACTGGCCTACGAGGGCTATTTCCTCACCATGTGGGACCTGGTCCGGTTCTGCCGGAAGAACGGGATCCTGTGCCAGGGGCGCGGCTCCGCGGCCAACTCCGCGGTGTGCTACTGCCTGGGCATCACCGCCGTCGATCCGGTACGCATGGACCTCCTGTTCGAGCGCTTCATCTCACGGGAGCGCGCCGAGCCGCCGGACATCGACCTCGACATCGAGCACAACCGCCGCGAGGAGGTCATCCAGTACCTCTACCGCAAGCACGGCCGCACCCACGCCGCCATGGTGGCCAACTTCATCCGCTACCGCGGCCGTTCCGCGGTGCGGGACGTGGGCAAGGTGCTGGGACTGGCGGAGACCGCGGTCCACCGCGTCACCCGGCTGTTGGGCCATTACGAGCGGATGGACCCGCAAGTGCTCGAGAGCGCCGGCCTCGACCCCGGCGCGCCGGTGCAGCGGGACCTCCTCCAAGTCGTGGAAGAAATCCAGGACTTCCCCCGCCACCTGTCCATCCACCCCGGCGGCTTCCTGCTGGGGCACAAGCCGGTGCGCGACCTGGTGCCCATCGAGAACGGCGCCATGCGCGACCGCACGGTGATCCAGTGGGACAAGGAGGACCTGGAGAGCCTCAAGCTCTTCAAGGTGGACCTGCTGGGGCTGGGAATGCTCACCGTGGTGGACCGCTCCTTCCGCCTCATCCGGGAGCACTGGGACCGAAGCTTCTCCCTGGCCACCCTCCCCAAGGACGACCCCGAGACCTACGCCATGATCCGCAAGGCCGACACCGTGGGGGTCTTCCAGATCGAGAGCCGCGCGCAGATGTCCATGCTGCCCCGGTTGAAGCCCCGGGAATACTACGATCTGGTCATCGAGGTCAGCATCGTCCGGCCGGGGCCCATCGTGGGGGGCATGGTGCATCCCTACCTGCGGCGCCGGAACGGCGAGGAGACGGTCACCTACCCCCACCCTTCCCTGGAGCCGATCCTCAAGAAGACCCTGGGCGTGCCGCTGTTTCAGGAGCAGGTCATGCGGCTGGCGGTGGTGGCGGCGGACTACACCCCCGGGGAGGCGGAC
- a CDS encoding recombinase A: protein MDVSAEKSHERLPVPARERIAASGAAPAPVAPRRRSVREAPRAWNLSLLAGRLTEISDSGAAPALTAAASLILQAQQRGEPAAWIGFGNSIFFPPDLVEWGIDLEALPVVRVPDALAASRAADQLLRSGAFGLVVLDLKAEARMHMAVQSRLAALARKHHAALLCLTRKKRGAPSLGPLVSLHGEGRIKRTAFSLFDWEIRVVKDKRGAPGWSHMESCRGADGLC from the coding sequence ATGGACGTTTCCGCCGAAAAGAGCCACGAGCGGTTGCCGGTTCCGGCGCGCGAACGGATAGCGGCTTCGGGCGCCGCACCCGCCCCGGTCGCGCCGCGGCGCCGGTCCGTCCGCGAGGCGCCGCGGGCCTGGAACCTCTCCCTGCTGGCGGGACGCCTCACGGAGATCTCGGACTCGGGCGCGGCCCCTGCCCTCACGGCGGCAGCCTCCCTGATCCTCCAGGCCCAGCAGCGCGGCGAGCCCGCGGCGTGGATCGGCTTCGGCAACTCGATCTTCTTCCCGCCGGATCTGGTGGAGTGGGGCATCGACCTCGAGGCCCTGCCGGTGGTGCGGGTCCCCGACGCCCTGGCCGCGTCCCGCGCCGCCGACCAACTGCTGCGCTCCGGCGCGTTCGGGCTGGTGGTGCTGGACCTCAAGGCCGAGGCGCGGATGCACATGGCGGTCCAGAGCCGGCTGGCGGCGCTGGCCCGGAAACACCACGCGGCGCTCCTCTGCCTCACCCGCAAGAAGCGAGGCGCGCCGTCGCTGGGGCCGCTGGTGTCGCTGCACGGCGAGGGCCGCATCAAAAGGACCGCCTTCAGCCTGTTCGACTGGGAGATCCGCGTGGTCAAGGACAAGCGCGGCGCGCCGGGATGGAGTCACATGGAGTCGTGCCGTGGAGCGGATGGCCTGTGTTGA
- a CDS encoding DNA polymerase Y family protein, with the protein MACVDVAAFPLQLLLRDHPDWKDQPAAVVDQDKAQGTVLWVNSRARATGILPGMRYGAGLALSRHLRAGVISRTAVDKAVADLVPRLRRFAAEVEPSRDEPGVFWLGASGLSLLHPRLEEWAGLIHRDLAGAGLHNTVAVGFSRFGSYAAAKACDRNVVFRTSGEEHDHVRAVRLDRLDFAPKVRDLLARLGIHTLGGFLDLPASQVRARLGREAHRLHRLAAGDLWSPLHPETPFEPTTAGVFLDYPESDRQRLAVLMEELLEPLLDALEQRHEVMTTLLLRLRLDDRSEKPETLRPARPTLDRGQILNLLRLRLEATALTAGVTEIVMELQGASSDARQGELFHGASTRDHDAANRALARLRARFGDGALLRARPRAGHLPEARFTWEPMETVPPPRPRRVRLRPLVRRFFPKPVRLPHQAVSKLRLVATAHAPSFPRSRDSQGRGVPDTSFPRKRESRGGEGALQRRFPAPPPLDSRFRGNDDSGCWHRGCFDTAASAGMTYSVRPCPTNSDTASHAGSTAPDAEPVVGDVQAGDTPIDVPSFTRESAGPYVISGGWWGSGAGVHREYHFVRDGEGPWLWIYYDSRRRGWFLHGKVE; encoded by the coding sequence ATGGCCTGTGTTGACGTTGCGGCGTTTCCCTTGCAACTGCTGCTGCGGGACCATCCCGACTGGAAAGACCAGCCCGCCGCGGTGGTGGATCAGGACAAGGCCCAGGGGACCGTCCTCTGGGTAAACTCCCGGGCGCGCGCCACCGGCATCCTTCCGGGCATGCGCTACGGCGCGGGACTCGCGCTCTCACGCCACCTGCGGGCGGGAGTCATCTCCCGCACGGCCGTCGACAAGGCCGTGGCCGATCTGGTGCCGCGGCTGCGGCGCTTCGCCGCCGAGGTGGAGCCTTCCCGCGACGAGCCCGGGGTATTCTGGCTGGGGGCCTCGGGCCTTTCCCTGCTCCACCCCCGCCTGGAGGAATGGGCCGGGCTCATCCACCGCGACCTCGCCGGCGCCGGCCTCCACAACACCGTGGCCGTGGGGTTCTCCCGCTTCGGCAGCTACGCCGCGGCCAAGGCCTGCGACCGGAACGTGGTCTTCCGCACGTCCGGGGAGGAGCACGACCACGTCCGCGCCGTTCGGCTCGACCGCCTCGATTTCGCTCCCAAGGTCCGTGACCTGCTGGCCCGCCTCGGCATCCACACCCTGGGCGGCTTCCTGGACCTGCCCGCGTCCCAGGTGCGCGCGCGCCTGGGACGGGAAGCCCACCGGCTCCACCGGCTGGCCGCGGGCGACCTGTGGAGCCCGCTCCACCCGGAGACGCCGTTCGAGCCCACCACCGCGGGGGTCTTCCTGGACTACCCGGAGAGCGACCGCCAGCGGCTGGCGGTGCTCATGGAGGAACTGCTGGAGCCGCTGCTCGACGCGCTGGAACAGCGCCACGAGGTGATGACCACCCTCCTCCTCCGCCTCCGCCTGGACGACAGGTCGGAGAAGCCCGAGACCCTGCGGCCGGCCCGTCCCACCCTGGACCGCGGACAGATCCTGAACCTCTTGCGGCTGCGCCTGGAGGCCACGGCGCTGACGGCCGGGGTGACGGAAATCGTCATGGAGCTCCAGGGAGCCTCGTCCGACGCGCGCCAGGGGGAGCTTTTCCACGGCGCCTCCACGCGCGACCATGACGCCGCCAACCGCGCCCTGGCGCGGCTGCGGGCACGCTTCGGCGACGGCGCCCTGCTAAGGGCGCGCCCGCGCGCCGGCCACCTTCCCGAAGCGCGCTTCACCTGGGAGCCCATGGAAACCGTGCCGCCGCCACGGCCGCGCCGGGTGCGGCTGCGCCCGCTGGTGCGGCGCTTCTTCCCCAAGCCGGTGCGGCTCCCGCACCAAGCCGTGTCAAAACTCCGCTTGGTGGCAACGGCACATGCGCCGTCCTTCCCGCGCAGTCGAGACTCGCAAGGCAGGGGCGTACCGGATACGTCATTCCCGCGGAAGCGGGAATCCAGGGGTGGGGAGGGGGCGCTACAACGGCGTTTCCCCGCTCCCCCACCCCTGGATTCCCGCTTCCGCGGGAATGACGATTCGGGGTGTTGGCACCGCGGGTGTTTTGACACGGCCGCTTCCGCGGGAATGACGTATTCGGTACGTCCCTGCCCCACGAATTCTGACACGGCCTCGCACGCGGGATCGACCGCACCCGATGCCGAGCCCGTGGTTGGCGACGTCCAGGCCGGCGACACCCCGATTGACGTTCCCTCTTTCACACGGGAGAGCGCCGGCCCTTACGTCATCTCCGGAGGATGGTGGGGCTCCGGCGCCGGCGTGCACCGCGAGTACCACTTCGTCCGCGACGGCGAAGGCCCGTGGCTGTGGATCTACTACGACTCCAGGCGGCGCGGCTGGTTCCTGCATGGGAAAGTGGAGTAG
- the lexA gene encoding transcriptional repressor LexA, whose protein sequence is MTPFTPPGETREKVYRFVRRRILEELPPTVREVQEAFRFKAVQTAREHLERLVVEGRLVKTHGKSRGYRLPQEPGTLFVPLLGRVQAGGLRAAIEECEGYLPVQSRGSEEMFGLRVQGESMTGAGILPGDIVVVRQQGEAASGDIVVAMVGDEATIKRLRLRGNGIELHPENPAFVPIVPRADECTLLGKVVEVRRYLEG, encoded by the coding sequence ATGACACCCTTCACGCCACCGGGGGAGACCCGGGAAAAGGTTTACCGGTTCGTGCGCAGGCGGATTCTGGAGGAGCTGCCGCCGACGGTGCGGGAAGTGCAGGAGGCGTTCCGGTTCAAGGCGGTGCAGACGGCGCGGGAGCACCTGGAGCGGCTGGTGGTGGAGGGGCGGCTGGTCAAGACGCACGGAAAATCACGGGGTTATCGCCTGCCCCAGGAGCCTGGAACGCTGTTCGTGCCGCTGCTGGGGCGGGTGCAGGCGGGCGGGCTGCGGGCGGCCATCGAGGAGTGCGAGGGCTACCTTCCGGTGCAGTCGCGGGGCTCGGAGGAGATGTTCGGGCTCCGGGTCCAGGGGGAGAGCATGACCGGGGCGGGCATCCTTCCGGGCGACATCGTGGTCGTGCGGCAGCAGGGGGAAGCCGCCTCGGGGGACATCGTCGTGGCCATGGTGGGAGACGAGGCCACCATCAAGAGGCTGCGCCTGCGCGGGAACGGGATCGAGCTGCATCCGGAGAACCCGGCCTTCGTGCCGATCGTTCCCCGAGCCGACGAATGCACCCTCCTGGGCAAGGTGGTGGAGGTGAGGCGTTATCTGGAGGGGTGA